The Arachis duranensis cultivar V14167 chromosome 2, aradu.V14167.gnm2.J7QH, whole genome shotgun sequence genome has a window encoding:
- the LOC107475516 gene encoding disease resistance protein Roq1-like isoform X3, protein MAHVSPSTSSSSFFYSYTYDVFLSFRGKDTRKGFTGSLYNALRQRGIHTFIDDEGLRVGEEIAPSLLNVIDDSRIAIVVFSKDYASSSFCLKELVKILECADSKGRLVLPVFYDVDPSDVRYQNGSYGVALAKHEKRHNVEEWRKVLSKAANLSGWHFKQGPDSEYEYVFINKIVEEVSNNLKRVPLHIADYPVGLQPRVQEVTKLLRIGVDDDKVKMVGIHGIGGIGKTTIACALYNSIADRFEASCFLSNVREKASKNGLVSLQESLLLELVGEDVKLGGVNHGIPIIKRRLNQKKVLLVLDDVDNLQQLRAIAGGTDWFGSGSRVVITTRDKHLLRSHIDVKVKSYGIKELNKVEALELLSWNAFKGNKVDPSYADLLNRAIRYANGLPLALTIIGSNLLGKSLDEWESALQNYEQRPNRSIQEMLTVSYEGLEDIQKEIFLDIACFFVGEKLEYVNNMLMHGRSFNPEYGIGVLIQKSLLMDKYGHAAMHDLVTEMGREIVRKESEVEPGNRSRLWFYEDIIHVLEEDMGSEKTEIMIIDLPEDEEVYWTGEEFKKMKNLKILKVTNAKFSTGPKHLPNTLRVLDWEGYPSPCLPPDFRPRKLSMMNLPNSSLKLDNPLKNFRSLSHMNFEGCETLVQLPDISGVPNLTELCLDDCKNLVEVHDSIGFLHKLRKLSVKGCTSLSTFPHSINLTSLETLSLWGCSSLRNFPEILGKMEFLEGVDLGSSAIEALPHSIQNLVGLRWLDLISCNWLSQLPSSIFLLPKLESLEAEYCKGCQILINYEGQENMGSIVSSKVKDLHFRSCNVSDEFLPIYFTCFPNIEMLHLGANNFTTLPSCIKDCRFLTSVCLDNCKQLQHITALPPNIKTLSARNCISLTSHSTSMLLSQVLLSLRIA, encoded by the exons ATGGCACATGTTTcaccatcaacatcatcatcttcattcttctacAGCTATACTTATGATGTTTTCCTAAGTTTCAGAGGTAAAGATACAAGAAAAGGCTTCACCGGAAGCCTCTACAATGCATTGCGTCAAAGGGGAATCCACACCTTCATTGATGATGAGGGCCTCAGAGTAGGGGAAGAGATAGCCCCATCACTTCTAAATGTGATTGATGACTCTAGGATTGCCATTGTTGTGTTCTCAAAGGATTATGCTTCCTCAAGTTTTTGTCTCAAAGAACTTGTGAAGATCCTTGAGTGTGCGGATTCAAAGGGTCGCCTAGTTTTGCCTGTTTTCTATGATGTGGATCCTTCTGATGTGAGATATCAAAATGGCAGCTATGGAGTAGCGTTGGCTAAGCATGAAAAGAGGCACAATGTGGAAGAATGGAGAAAAGTTTTGAGTAAAGCTGCAAACTTGTCTGGTTGGCATTTCAAACAAGG GCCTGACTCTGAATATGAATATGTGTTTATCAACAAGATTGTTGAAGAAGTCTCCAATAATCTCAAACGAGTTCCTCTACACATTGCGGATTACCCTGTTGGGCTGCAACCTCGGGTTCAAGAAGTGACTAAACTTCTACGCATTGGGGTTGATGATGACAAGGTCAAGATGGTTGGCATTCATGGGATTGGTGGAATAGGCAAAACAACAATTGCTTGTGCTTTATATAACTCCATTGCTGATCGGTTTGAAGCCTCCTGCTTCCTGTCTAATGTtagagaaaaagcaagcaagAATGGTTTGGTATCACTCCAAGAGTCACTACTTCTTGAATTGGTTGGGGAGGATGTTAAGTTGGGAGGTGTGAATCATGGAATTCCAATTATAAAAAGGAGGCTCAACCAAAAGAAAGTGTTGCTGGTTCTTGATGATGTTGACAACTTGCAGCAGTTACGAGCTATAGCCGGAGGGACTGATTGGTTTGGTTCTGGTAGCAGAGTCGTCATAACAACAAGGGATAAACATTTGCTACGTTCGCATATAGACGTGAAAGTAAAATCATATGGGATCAAGGAGTTAAATAAGGTAGAAGCTCTTGAACTGTTAAGTTGGAATGCTTTTAAAGGAAACAAAGTTGATCCAAGTTATGCAGACCTTTTGAATCGTGCTATACGCTATGCAAATGGGCTTCCATTGGCATTGACAATAATCGGTTCAAACTTGTTAGGGAAAAGCCTAGATGAATGGGAATCGGCATTGCAAAATTATGAACAAAGGCCAAACAGAAGTATTCAGGAAATGCTTACTGTCAGCTATGAAGGTTTGGAGGATATCCAGAAGGAAATTTTCCTTGACATTGCTTGTTTCTTTGTTGGTGAGAAGTTGGAATATGTGAACAACATGTTAATGCACGGCCGCAGCTTCAACCCCGAGTATGGTATAGGAGTTTTGATTCAGAAATCTCTCTTAATGGACAAATATGGTCATGCAGCAATGCATGACTTGGTAACAGAAATGGGGAGAGAAATTGTGAGGAAAGAATCAGAGGTAGAGCCTGGCAACCGCAGTAGGCTATGGTTCTATGAAGATATTATTCATGTTTTAGAAGAAGACATG GGATCTGAGAAAACAGAAATCATGATCATAGATTTGCCTGAAGATGAAGAAGTGTATTGGACAGGAGAAGAATTTAAGAAGATGAAAAACCTCAAAATACTTAAAGTCACAAATGCAAAGTTCTCCACAGGTCCCAAGCATCTCCCAAATACCTTAAGAGTGCTCGATTGGGAAGGATATCCATCACCATGCTTACCACCGGATTTTCGTCCACGGAAACTCAGCATGATGAACTTGCCTAACAGTTCCCTCAAGTTGGATAATCCCCTGAAG AACTTTAGGAGTTTGAGTCACATGAATTTTGAAGGTTGTGAAACATTAGTACAACTACCTGACATATCTGGAGTCCCAAATTTGACAGAACTTTGCCTTGATGATTGCAAAAATTTGGTTGAAGTCCATGATTCAATTGGATTTCTTCATAAACTCAGGAAGTTGAGTGTTAAAGGATGCACTAGCCTCAGCACATTTCCTCATAGCATCAACTTGACATCTCTTGAAACACTCTCTTTGTGGGGATGCTCAAGTCTTAGAAACTTTCCAGAAATTTTAGGAAAGATGGAGTTTCTAGAAGGTGTTGATTTGGGATCAAGTGCGATTGAAGCGCTTCCTCATTCAATTCAAAATCTAGTAGGCCTTAGATGGCTCGACTTGATCAGTTGCAACTGGCTTAGTCAATTGCCAAGTAGCATTTTCTTGTTGCCGAAACTCGAGTCATTGGAAGCTGAATATTGTAAAGGGTGTCAAATATTAATCAATTATGAAGGACAAGAAAATATGGGCAGCATAGTCTCTTCAAAAGTGAAGGATCTTCACTTTAGATCTTGCAATGTATCCGATGAATTTCTTCCTATTTATTTCACTTGCTTTCCCAACATAGAAATGTTACATTTGGGCGCAAATAACTTCACAACCCTTCCTTCCTGCATCAAAGACTGTCGCTTTTTAACGAGCGTCTGCTTGGACAATTGCAAGCAACTTCAACACATCACAGCACTTCCACCAAACATCAAAACTTTATCAGCAAGGAACTGCATATCCTTGACTTCACACTCTACAAGCATGTTATTGAGTCAGGTGCTACTCTCTCTAAGAATTGCTTAA
- the LOC107475516 gene encoding disease resistance protein Roq1-like isoform X2 translates to MAHVSPSTSSSSFFYSYTYDVFLSFRGKDTRKGFTGSLYNALRQRGIHTFIDDEGLRVGEEIAPSLLNVIDDSRIAIVVFSKDYASSSFCLKELVKILECADSKGRLVLPVFYDVDPSDVRYQNGSYGVALAKHEKRHNVEEWRKVLSKAANLSGWHFKQGPDSEYEYVFINKIVEEVSNNLKRVPLHIADYPVGLQPRVQEVTKLLRIGVDDDKVKMVGIHGIGGIGKTTIACALYNSIADRFEASCFLSNVREKASKNGLVSLQESLLLELVGEDVKLGGVNHGIPIIKRRLNQKKVLLVLDDVDNLQQLRAIAGGTDWFGSGSRVVITTRDKHLLRSHIDVKVKSYGIKELNKVEALELLSWNAFKGNKVDPSYADLLNRAIRYANGLPLALTIIGSNLLGKSLDEWESALQNYEQRPNRSIQEMLTVSYEGLEDIQKEIFLDIACFFVGEKLEYVNNMLMHGRSFNPEYGIGVLIQKSLLMDKYGHAAMHDLVTEMGREIVRKESEVEPGNRSRLWFYEDIIHVLEEDMGSEKTEIMIIDLPEDEEVYWTGEEFKKMKNLKILKVTNAKFSTGPKHLPNTLRVLDWEGYPSPCLPPDFRPRKLSMMNLPNSSLKLDNPLKNFRSLSHMNFEGCETLVQLPDISGVPNLTELCLDDCKNLVEVHDSIGFLHKLRKLSVKGCTSLSTFPHSINLTSLETLSLWGCSSLRNFPEILGKMEFLEGVDLGSSAIEALPHSIQNLVGLRWLDLISCNWLSQLPSSIFLLPKLESLEAEYCKGCQILINYEGQENMGSIVSSKVKDLHFRSCNVSDEFLPIYFTCFPNIEMLHLGANNFTTLPSCIKDCRFLTSVCLDNCKQLQHITALPPNIKTLSARNCISLTSHSTSMLLSQEQIFQIGLTNTRREPHCLSGFERNSQKSRFVLFSEAWTRNLGNLRSSSMCSSMASHHSIPMKATASKC, encoded by the exons ATGGCACATGTTTcaccatcaacatcatcatcttcattcttctacAGCTATACTTATGATGTTTTCCTAAGTTTCAGAGGTAAAGATACAAGAAAAGGCTTCACCGGAAGCCTCTACAATGCATTGCGTCAAAGGGGAATCCACACCTTCATTGATGATGAGGGCCTCAGAGTAGGGGAAGAGATAGCCCCATCACTTCTAAATGTGATTGATGACTCTAGGATTGCCATTGTTGTGTTCTCAAAGGATTATGCTTCCTCAAGTTTTTGTCTCAAAGAACTTGTGAAGATCCTTGAGTGTGCGGATTCAAAGGGTCGCCTAGTTTTGCCTGTTTTCTATGATGTGGATCCTTCTGATGTGAGATATCAAAATGGCAGCTATGGAGTAGCGTTGGCTAAGCATGAAAAGAGGCACAATGTGGAAGAATGGAGAAAAGTTTTGAGTAAAGCTGCAAACTTGTCTGGTTGGCATTTCAAACAAGG GCCTGACTCTGAATATGAATATGTGTTTATCAACAAGATTGTTGAAGAAGTCTCCAATAATCTCAAACGAGTTCCTCTACACATTGCGGATTACCCTGTTGGGCTGCAACCTCGGGTTCAAGAAGTGACTAAACTTCTACGCATTGGGGTTGATGATGACAAGGTCAAGATGGTTGGCATTCATGGGATTGGTGGAATAGGCAAAACAACAATTGCTTGTGCTTTATATAACTCCATTGCTGATCGGTTTGAAGCCTCCTGCTTCCTGTCTAATGTtagagaaaaagcaagcaagAATGGTTTGGTATCACTCCAAGAGTCACTACTTCTTGAATTGGTTGGGGAGGATGTTAAGTTGGGAGGTGTGAATCATGGAATTCCAATTATAAAAAGGAGGCTCAACCAAAAGAAAGTGTTGCTGGTTCTTGATGATGTTGACAACTTGCAGCAGTTACGAGCTATAGCCGGAGGGACTGATTGGTTTGGTTCTGGTAGCAGAGTCGTCATAACAACAAGGGATAAACATTTGCTACGTTCGCATATAGACGTGAAAGTAAAATCATATGGGATCAAGGAGTTAAATAAGGTAGAAGCTCTTGAACTGTTAAGTTGGAATGCTTTTAAAGGAAACAAAGTTGATCCAAGTTATGCAGACCTTTTGAATCGTGCTATACGCTATGCAAATGGGCTTCCATTGGCATTGACAATAATCGGTTCAAACTTGTTAGGGAAAAGCCTAGATGAATGGGAATCGGCATTGCAAAATTATGAACAAAGGCCAAACAGAAGTATTCAGGAAATGCTTACTGTCAGCTATGAAGGTTTGGAGGATATCCAGAAGGAAATTTTCCTTGACATTGCTTGTTTCTTTGTTGGTGAGAAGTTGGAATATGTGAACAACATGTTAATGCACGGCCGCAGCTTCAACCCCGAGTATGGTATAGGAGTTTTGATTCAGAAATCTCTCTTAATGGACAAATATGGTCATGCAGCAATGCATGACTTGGTAACAGAAATGGGGAGAGAAATTGTGAGGAAAGAATCAGAGGTAGAGCCTGGCAACCGCAGTAGGCTATGGTTCTATGAAGATATTATTCATGTTTTAGAAGAAGACATG GGATCTGAGAAAACAGAAATCATGATCATAGATTTGCCTGAAGATGAAGAAGTGTATTGGACAGGAGAAGAATTTAAGAAGATGAAAAACCTCAAAATACTTAAAGTCACAAATGCAAAGTTCTCCACAGGTCCCAAGCATCTCCCAAATACCTTAAGAGTGCTCGATTGGGAAGGATATCCATCACCATGCTTACCACCGGATTTTCGTCCACGGAAACTCAGCATGATGAACTTGCCTAACAGTTCCCTCAAGTTGGATAATCCCCTGAAG AACTTTAGGAGTTTGAGTCACATGAATTTTGAAGGTTGTGAAACATTAGTACAACTACCTGACATATCTGGAGTCCCAAATTTGACAGAACTTTGCCTTGATGATTGCAAAAATTTGGTTGAAGTCCATGATTCAATTGGATTTCTTCATAAACTCAGGAAGTTGAGTGTTAAAGGATGCACTAGCCTCAGCACATTTCCTCATAGCATCAACTTGACATCTCTTGAAACACTCTCTTTGTGGGGATGCTCAAGTCTTAGAAACTTTCCAGAAATTTTAGGAAAGATGGAGTTTCTAGAAGGTGTTGATTTGGGATCAAGTGCGATTGAAGCGCTTCCTCATTCAATTCAAAATCTAGTAGGCCTTAGATGGCTCGACTTGATCAGTTGCAACTGGCTTAGTCAATTGCCAAGTAGCATTTTCTTGTTGCCGAAACTCGAGTCATTGGAAGCTGAATATTGTAAAGGGTGTCAAATATTAATCAATTATGAAGGACAAGAAAATATGGGCAGCATAGTCTCTTCAAAAGTGAAGGATCTTCACTTTAGATCTTGCAATGTATCCGATGAATTTCTTCCTATTTATTTCACTTGCTTTCCCAACATAGAAATGTTACATTTGGGCGCAAATAACTTCACAACCCTTCCTTCCTGCATCAAAGACTGTCGCTTTTTAACGAGCGTCTGCTTGGACAATTGCAAGCAACTTCAACACATCACAGCACTTCCACCAAACATCAAAACTTTATCAGCAAGGAACTGCATATCCTTGACTTCACACTCTACAAGCATGTTATTGAGTCAG GAACAAATATTCCAGATTGGTTTGACCAACACAAGGAGGGAGCCTCACTGTCTTTCTGGTTTCGAAAGAAATTCCCAGAAATCGCGCTTTGTTTTGTTTTCGGAGGCTTGGACAAGGAACCTAGGAAATTTGAGGTCAAGCTCCATGTGTTCATCAATGGCAAGCCATCATTCTATTCCAATGAAGGCAACAGCTTCAAAATGCTGA
- the LOC107475516 gene encoding disease resistance protein Roq1-like isoform X1: MAHVSPSTSSSSFFYSYTYDVFLSFRGKDTRKGFTGSLYNALRQRGIHTFIDDEGLRVGEEIAPSLLNVIDDSRIAIVVFSKDYASSSFCLKELVKILECADSKGRLVLPVFYDVDPSDVRYQNGSYGVALAKHEKRHNVEEWRKVLSKAANLSGWHFKQGPDSEYEYVFINKIVEEVSNNLKRVPLHIADYPVGLQPRVQEVTKLLRIGVDDDKVKMVGIHGIGGIGKTTIACALYNSIADRFEASCFLSNVREKASKNGLVSLQESLLLELVGEDVKLGGVNHGIPIIKRRLNQKKVLLVLDDVDNLQQLRAIAGGTDWFGSGSRVVITTRDKHLLRSHIDVKVKSYGIKELNKVEALELLSWNAFKGNKVDPSYADLLNRAIRYANGLPLALTIIGSNLLGKSLDEWESALQNYEQRPNRSIQEMLTVSYEGLEDIQKEIFLDIACFFVGEKLEYVNNMLMHGRSFNPEYGIGVLIQKSLLMDKYGHAAMHDLVTEMGREIVRKESEVEPGNRSRLWFYEDIIHVLEEDMGSEKTEIMIIDLPEDEEVYWTGEEFKKMKNLKILKVTNAKFSTGPKHLPNTLRVLDWEGYPSPCLPPDFRPRKLSMMNLPNSSLKLDNPLKNFRSLSHMNFEGCETLVQLPDISGVPNLTELCLDDCKNLVEVHDSIGFLHKLRKLSVKGCTSLSTFPHSINLTSLETLSLWGCSSLRNFPEILGKMEFLEGVDLGSSAIEALPHSIQNLVGLRWLDLISCNWLSQLPSSIFLLPKLESLEAEYCKGCQILINYEGQENMGSIVSSKVKDLHFRSCNVSDEFLPIYFTCFPNIEMLHLGANNFTTLPSCIKDCRFLTSVCLDNCKQLQHITALPPNIKTLSARNCISLTSHSTSMLLSQEIHEVGGTHFMFPGTNIPDWFDQHKEGASLSFWFRKKFPEIALCFVFGGLDKEPRKFEVKLHVFINGKPSFYSNEGNSFKMLTDHVFLFDLQKEVELPSYQLDQVVLENEWNHVEIHCLHSPTVLESSLDMAIVKWSGVHVYKQGNNMDDVSFCNPQHRTYDLVARYPWIKNQFALSNETSDSNAMVMRTIGMTSENAKSLEGEDGSGS, encoded by the exons ATGGCACATGTTTcaccatcaacatcatcatcttcattcttctacAGCTATACTTATGATGTTTTCCTAAGTTTCAGAGGTAAAGATACAAGAAAAGGCTTCACCGGAAGCCTCTACAATGCATTGCGTCAAAGGGGAATCCACACCTTCATTGATGATGAGGGCCTCAGAGTAGGGGAAGAGATAGCCCCATCACTTCTAAATGTGATTGATGACTCTAGGATTGCCATTGTTGTGTTCTCAAAGGATTATGCTTCCTCAAGTTTTTGTCTCAAAGAACTTGTGAAGATCCTTGAGTGTGCGGATTCAAAGGGTCGCCTAGTTTTGCCTGTTTTCTATGATGTGGATCCTTCTGATGTGAGATATCAAAATGGCAGCTATGGAGTAGCGTTGGCTAAGCATGAAAAGAGGCACAATGTGGAAGAATGGAGAAAAGTTTTGAGTAAAGCTGCAAACTTGTCTGGTTGGCATTTCAAACAAGG GCCTGACTCTGAATATGAATATGTGTTTATCAACAAGATTGTTGAAGAAGTCTCCAATAATCTCAAACGAGTTCCTCTACACATTGCGGATTACCCTGTTGGGCTGCAACCTCGGGTTCAAGAAGTGACTAAACTTCTACGCATTGGGGTTGATGATGACAAGGTCAAGATGGTTGGCATTCATGGGATTGGTGGAATAGGCAAAACAACAATTGCTTGTGCTTTATATAACTCCATTGCTGATCGGTTTGAAGCCTCCTGCTTCCTGTCTAATGTtagagaaaaagcaagcaagAATGGTTTGGTATCACTCCAAGAGTCACTACTTCTTGAATTGGTTGGGGAGGATGTTAAGTTGGGAGGTGTGAATCATGGAATTCCAATTATAAAAAGGAGGCTCAACCAAAAGAAAGTGTTGCTGGTTCTTGATGATGTTGACAACTTGCAGCAGTTACGAGCTATAGCCGGAGGGACTGATTGGTTTGGTTCTGGTAGCAGAGTCGTCATAACAACAAGGGATAAACATTTGCTACGTTCGCATATAGACGTGAAAGTAAAATCATATGGGATCAAGGAGTTAAATAAGGTAGAAGCTCTTGAACTGTTAAGTTGGAATGCTTTTAAAGGAAACAAAGTTGATCCAAGTTATGCAGACCTTTTGAATCGTGCTATACGCTATGCAAATGGGCTTCCATTGGCATTGACAATAATCGGTTCAAACTTGTTAGGGAAAAGCCTAGATGAATGGGAATCGGCATTGCAAAATTATGAACAAAGGCCAAACAGAAGTATTCAGGAAATGCTTACTGTCAGCTATGAAGGTTTGGAGGATATCCAGAAGGAAATTTTCCTTGACATTGCTTGTTTCTTTGTTGGTGAGAAGTTGGAATATGTGAACAACATGTTAATGCACGGCCGCAGCTTCAACCCCGAGTATGGTATAGGAGTTTTGATTCAGAAATCTCTCTTAATGGACAAATATGGTCATGCAGCAATGCATGACTTGGTAACAGAAATGGGGAGAGAAATTGTGAGGAAAGAATCAGAGGTAGAGCCTGGCAACCGCAGTAGGCTATGGTTCTATGAAGATATTATTCATGTTTTAGAAGAAGACATG GGATCTGAGAAAACAGAAATCATGATCATAGATTTGCCTGAAGATGAAGAAGTGTATTGGACAGGAGAAGAATTTAAGAAGATGAAAAACCTCAAAATACTTAAAGTCACAAATGCAAAGTTCTCCACAGGTCCCAAGCATCTCCCAAATACCTTAAGAGTGCTCGATTGGGAAGGATATCCATCACCATGCTTACCACCGGATTTTCGTCCACGGAAACTCAGCATGATGAACTTGCCTAACAGTTCCCTCAAGTTGGATAATCCCCTGAAG AACTTTAGGAGTTTGAGTCACATGAATTTTGAAGGTTGTGAAACATTAGTACAACTACCTGACATATCTGGAGTCCCAAATTTGACAGAACTTTGCCTTGATGATTGCAAAAATTTGGTTGAAGTCCATGATTCAATTGGATTTCTTCATAAACTCAGGAAGTTGAGTGTTAAAGGATGCACTAGCCTCAGCACATTTCCTCATAGCATCAACTTGACATCTCTTGAAACACTCTCTTTGTGGGGATGCTCAAGTCTTAGAAACTTTCCAGAAATTTTAGGAAAGATGGAGTTTCTAGAAGGTGTTGATTTGGGATCAAGTGCGATTGAAGCGCTTCCTCATTCAATTCAAAATCTAGTAGGCCTTAGATGGCTCGACTTGATCAGTTGCAACTGGCTTAGTCAATTGCCAAGTAGCATTTTCTTGTTGCCGAAACTCGAGTCATTGGAAGCTGAATATTGTAAAGGGTGTCAAATATTAATCAATTATGAAGGACAAGAAAATATGGGCAGCATAGTCTCTTCAAAAGTGAAGGATCTTCACTTTAGATCTTGCAATGTATCCGATGAATTTCTTCCTATTTATTTCACTTGCTTTCCCAACATAGAAATGTTACATTTGGGCGCAAATAACTTCACAACCCTTCCTTCCTGCATCAAAGACTGTCGCTTTTTAACGAGCGTCTGCTTGGACAATTGCAAGCAACTTCAACACATCACAGCACTTCCACCAAACATCAAAACTTTATCAGCAAGGAACTGCATATCCTTGACTTCACACTCTACAAGCATGTTATTGAGTCAG GAAATACATGAAGTTGGAGGGACACACTTTATGTTTCCAGGAACAAATATTCCAGATTGGTTTGACCAACACAAGGAGGGAGCCTCACTGTCTTTCTGGTTTCGAAAGAAATTCCCAGAAATCGCGCTTTGTTTTGTTTTCGGAGGCTTGGACAAGGAACCTAGGAAATTTGAGGTCAAGCTCCATGTGTTCATCAATGGCAAGCCATCATTCTATTCCAATGAAGGCAACAGCTTCAAAATGCTGACGGATCACGTGTTCCTATTCGACCTGCAGAAGGAAGTGGAGCTTCCTTCTTACCAACTTGACCAAGTAGTTCTTGAAAATGAATGGAATCATGTTGAGATTCATTGTTTGCATAGTCCAACAGTATTAGAATCATCCCTTGATATGGCCATTGTGAAATGGAGTGGTGTTCATGTGTACAAGCAGGGAAATAACATGGATGATGTTTCATTTTGTAATCCTCAACACAGAACATATGATTTGGTAGCTCGTTATCCGTGGATCAAGAACCAGTTTGCACTCTCAAATGAGACCTCAGATTCCAATGCAATGGTGATGAGAACCATTGGCATGACTAGTGAAAATGCTAAGAGTCTTGAGGGAGAGGATGGAAGTGGAAGTTGA